Proteins encoded by one window of Haliotis asinina isolate JCU_RB_2024 chromosome 6, JCU_Hal_asi_v2, whole genome shotgun sequence:
- the LOC137287452 gene encoding uncharacterized protein, whose product MPARENPSYSSSRVQRAYRINSIEQSRLHGKLHLLEKQKVHQVRLTNQDIRMVSVSLDYIQSSSGRSPEGMSPEKEKLKSESEDESEDEDNEPCFMYGERIVSRRARRFKRPQSAMEKSSNRRESVSSVVSDSLTSLPPRPQSSPSRRLPAVTLRLSSGDDSDRHSDSGSERTDISGRATPKYDWEKDTSDITKKILRAQAAKRRDPRRALPQAIRRHSAFNDMSSSTLSLSPAPSRSPSPNLYPPRRSSVSPSLGRNAGLSEILNQRRPTMSAVDWRNHLTRTQKSPMSITAARQMARDDKLRENETARSKVQVRVQSFMRDYPVRRSNVAS is encoded by the coding sequence ATGCCTGCGCGAGAAAATCCAAGTTACAGCAGTTCCCGTGTCCAGCGGGCTTACCGCATCAACAGCATCGAGCAGAGCCGTCTCCATGGGAAACTCCATCTCCTGGAGAAGCAGAAGGTCCACCAGGTAagactgaccaatcaggacATCAGGATGGTGTCCGTATCCTTGGACTACATCCAGAGTTCCAGTGGAAGGAGCCCGGAAGGAATGTCCCCCGAGAAGGAGAAACTGAAGTCCGAGTCCGAGGATGAGTCTGAAGACGAGGACAACGAGCCGTGCTTTATGTACGGAGAACGGATCGTCAGTAGACGGGCTAGAAGGTTCAAACGACCTCAGTCGGCGATGGAGAAGAGTAGTAACCGTAGAGAAAGTGTGTCGTCTGTTGTGTCTGATTCCCTGACGTCACTTCCACCCCGACCGCAAAGCAGTCCCTCGCGTCGTCTTCCGGCAGTGACGTTGCGGCTTTCAAGCGGAGACGATTCAGACAGACATTCGGATTCTGGTTCCGAAAGAACTGATATTTCCGGTCGTGCTACTCCCAAGTATGACTGGGAAAAGGATACATctgacattactaaaaagattcTTCGAGCGCAAGCGGCAAAAAGAAGGGATCCTCGTCGAGCCCTACCTCAAGCTATTCGAAGACATAGCGCCTTTAACGACATGTCCTCCTCCACACTTTCTCTCTCCCCAGCTCCGTCTAGATCCCCGTCACCGAATCTCTACCCACCACGCCGTTCATCTGTGTCACCGTCACTTGGACGAAATGCTGGACTGTCGGAAATCCTTAACCAAAGACGTCCAACGATGTCCGCAGTCGATTGGCGGAACCATCTGACTAGAACTCAAAAGTCGCCGATGTCTATAACGGCGGCCAGACAGATGGCTAGAGACGATAAGCTGAGGGAGAATGAAACCGCCCGCAGCAAGGTACAAGTTAGAGTGCAGAGTTTCATGAGAGATTACCCAGTACGGAGATCCAACGTTGCCTCGTAA